A stretch of Dyella sp. BiH032 DNA encodes these proteins:
- a CDS encoding glucoamylase family protein: MNILPRFAVVLSLAFACTASAMAAQASKQTSESHERARIPPMVDDLERRTFDWFWDSANPQNGLVPDHYPTKSFASIAAVGFGLTAYGVGAERGYITREQAVERTLATLRFFHDAPQNDSEDDATGYHGFFYHFLDMDTGKRFSRWVELSTVDTTLLLGGVLFAQSYYDRDTPQEREIRQLADEIYRRVDWTWVQARKPLITMGWTPGGKFIPHDWQGYNEGMLVYILAMGSPTHAVGEDAWKAWTSTYDRTWGEFRGQTFLNFAPLFGHQYSHVWVDFRGIRDAWNREKGLDYFENSRRATYSQRAYAIANPGGWTGYGENVWGLTASNGPGGLVVKSGDTERTFQGYTARGAGLDYISDDGTIVPTAAGGSIAFAPEIVVPALEEMKRKYGKHIYTKYGFVDAFNPSFHTKTDLRTGKLVPELGWVDTVHLGIDQGPILLMAENWRSGFVWNVMKKNPYIRKGLQRAGFTGGWLDGARAEP, encoded by the coding sequence ATGAATATCTTGCCCCGCTTCGCCGTCGTGCTTTCCCTGGCGTTCGCATGCACGGCCAGCGCCATGGCGGCGCAAGCATCCAAGCAGACATCGGAGTCCCATGAGCGCGCGCGCATCCCCCCGATGGTCGACGACCTCGAGCGCCGCACCTTCGACTGGTTCTGGGATAGCGCAAACCCGCAGAACGGATTGGTGCCGGATCACTATCCGACCAAGTCCTTTGCCAGCATCGCGGCCGTCGGCTTCGGCCTCACCGCCTACGGCGTCGGCGCGGAGCGCGGCTACATCACGCGCGAGCAGGCGGTCGAACGCACGCTCGCTACGCTGCGTTTCTTCCACGATGCGCCGCAGAACGACAGCGAAGACGACGCCACCGGCTACCACGGGTTCTTCTATCACTTCCTCGACATGGACACCGGCAAGCGCTTCTCGCGCTGGGTCGAGCTGTCAACGGTAGACACCACGCTGCTGCTCGGCGGCGTACTGTTCGCACAGTCGTACTACGACCGCGACACGCCGCAGGAACGCGAGATCCGCCAGCTCGCCGACGAGATCTACCGCCGCGTCGACTGGACGTGGGTGCAGGCGCGCAAGCCGCTCATCACCATGGGCTGGACGCCGGGCGGCAAGTTCATTCCGCACGACTGGCAGGGTTACAACGAAGGCATGCTGGTCTACATCCTGGCGATGGGTTCACCCACGCACGCGGTGGGCGAGGACGCGTGGAAAGCATGGACCTCCACCTATGACCGCACCTGGGGCGAATTCCGCGGCCAGACGTTCCTCAACTTCGCGCCGCTGTTCGGCCACCAGTACAGCCACGTGTGGGTGGACTTCCGCGGCATCCGCGATGCGTGGAACCGCGAAAAGGGCCTGGACTACTTCGAGAACAGCCGCCGCGCCACCTACTCGCAACGCGCGTATGCCATCGCCAATCCCGGCGGCTGGACCGGCTACGGCGAGAACGTGTGGGGCCTCACCGCAAGCAACGGCCCCGGCGGGCTGGTGGTGAAGAGCGGCGACACCGAGCGCACCTTCCAAGGCTATACGGCGCGTGGCGCCGGCCTGGATTACATCAGCGACGACGGCACGATTGTGCCCACGGCGGCTGGCGGCTCCATCGCGTTCGCGCCGGAAATCGTGGTGCCCGCGCTGGAAGAAATGAAGCGCAAGTACGGCAAGCACATCTACACCAAGTACGGCTTCGTCGATGCGTTCAATCCGAGCTTCCACACCAAGACCGATCTTCGCACCGGCAAACTGGTGCCGGAGCTGGGCTGGGTCGATACCGTGCACCTGGGCATCGACCAAGGCCCGATCCTGCTGATGGCCGAGAACTGGCGCAGCGGCTTCGTATGGAATGTGATGAAGAAGAACCCCTACATCCGCAAGGGCCTGCAGCGCGCCGGCTTCACCGGTGGCTGGCTGGACGGGGCCCGCGCCGAGCCATGA
- a CDS encoding TonB-dependent receptor: MPTIAWSQTSDATLRGRGPADAEVVAKNVATGSTRRTRTDKDGSYALVGLQPGTYMVDVGGNQKTVTLTVASVGTLNFNEPAAAPAAAANAQSLGAVTVNATTLAEVTTSEVGTSVSQHQIATVPQITRNFLEFADIVPGMVFTVKNGKTNLQAGGQNSGAMNVYIDGVGQKNYILPSGISGQTNTQGNPFPQLAISEYKVITSNYKAEYDQISSAAVTAETKSGTNEFHGEVFGNYTNQSVRARTPAENDSGKKIPSHNKEYGFALGGPIIQDKAHFFATYEGKEFDQPISVIPGGPAAYVNGLPASARAQLGAANQPFKEDLYFAKVDWEPTDRDRIEISGKYRDETAISGIGTGTAASASYSTKNTDKRYVIRWDHSTDSWFNRLQATYENAFYTPAASNIGNGAVYTALGSDNQAILSTGAASPLASQNKGQKGPALQDDFTFNNIEWHGDHVIKMGAKIKWVRLTARDAGEFNPQFFYDTTPDGTSDVPYKVQFPSPTPGMNPVASTVDRQIGAYIQDDWKIDDHLTLNLGVRWDYEVTPSYHDYVTPPDIVAAINSQDPSAPAGQTYAQSLALGGVNINNYISNGHNRHPPRYNFQPRFGFAYDINGDEAHVIHGGAGRSYDRDLYQILQLEQTKSVLSQPTLNFINANHPCTPGPTCIPWDPVYLTGLGTLQSLIAGTSTGKEVDMITNNLKTPYSDQISLGMRNKIGEWNTDVTVQSIKSFDGLIFQLGNRYPNGSFWQNGSQPWGYPIPGYGALIIADNGLKTKTTQVLVSAEKPYTPESHWGMTVAYTYTKSRFNHDQQDLTDQYAFDFASIHDYPFIAGPTAKHRLVTTGTVDGPWGLLVAAKLTLATPTAYASNACYGIVDSPNGCAPMTFVPPGTGKFLVGGKVFGYRDLDLQITKNFKVWDNVNAYVRLDVLNVFNWKNYDDYLTNYGSNGVLSRNPVTYNPIGNIVDVPRTLKLTAGIKF, from the coding sequence ATGCCAACCATCGCTTGGTCGCAGACATCAGACGCGACCCTGCGCGGCCGCGGTCCGGCCGATGCCGAAGTCGTCGCCAAGAACGTGGCCACCGGCTCCACGCGGCGCACGCGCACCGACAAGGACGGCAGCTATGCGCTCGTCGGCCTGCAACCGGGCACATACATGGTTGATGTCGGTGGCAACCAGAAGACCGTGACGCTCACCGTGGCTTCGGTCGGCACGCTGAACTTCAACGAGCCGGCCGCTGCGCCGGCCGCCGCCGCCAACGCGCAGAGCCTCGGTGCCGTCACCGTCAATGCCACCACACTGGCCGAGGTCACCACCTCCGAAGTCGGCACCTCGGTCTCGCAGCACCAGATCGCCACCGTGCCGCAGATCACGCGCAACTTCCTGGAGTTCGCCGACATCGTGCCCGGCATGGTGTTCACGGTGAAGAACGGCAAGACCAACCTACAAGCCGGCGGACAGAACTCCGGCGCCATGAATGTCTATATCGACGGCGTGGGCCAGAAGAACTACATCCTGCCATCCGGCATCTCCGGCCAGACCAACACTCAGGGCAACCCATTCCCGCAGCTGGCCATCAGCGAGTACAAGGTCATCACATCCAACTACAAGGCCGAATACGACCAGATCTCGAGCGCGGCGGTCACCGCCGAAACCAAGTCCGGCACCAACGAGTTCCACGGCGAGGTGTTCGGCAACTACACCAATCAATCCGTCCGCGCCCGCACGCCAGCGGAAAACGACAGCGGCAAGAAGATCCCTTCGCACAACAAGGAATACGGCTTCGCCCTGGGCGGCCCGATCATCCAGGACAAGGCGCACTTCTTCGCCACGTACGAGGGCAAGGAATTCGACCAGCCGATCAGCGTGATCCCGGGCGGCCCGGCGGCCTACGTGAACGGCCTGCCTGCATCCGCCCGCGCGCAGCTGGGCGCCGCCAACCAGCCGTTCAAAGAAGACCTGTACTTCGCCAAGGTAGATTGGGAACCCACCGATCGCGACCGCATCGAGATCAGCGGCAAGTACCGCGACGAAACCGCGATCAGTGGCATTGGCACCGGTACGGCGGCCTCCGCGTCCTATAGCACCAAGAACACCGACAAGCGCTACGTCATCCGCTGGGATCACAGCACCGACAGCTGGTTCAATCGCCTGCAAGCGACGTACGAAAATGCGTTCTACACGCCGGCGGCATCGAACATCGGCAACGGTGCGGTCTACACCGCGCTGGGTTCGGACAACCAGGCAATCCTCAGCACAGGCGCCGCATCTCCGCTTGCCTCGCAGAACAAGGGCCAGAAGGGCCCGGCGCTGCAGGACGACTTCACCTTCAACAATATCGAATGGCATGGCGACCACGTCATCAAGATGGGCGCCAAGATCAAGTGGGTGCGGCTGACGGCGCGCGATGCGGGCGAGTTCAATCCGCAGTTCTTCTACGACACTACGCCGGACGGCACTTCGGACGTGCCCTACAAGGTGCAGTTCCCATCGCCCACGCCGGGCATGAATCCGGTGGCGAGCACGGTGGACCGCCAGATCGGCGCGTACATCCAGGACGACTGGAAGATCGACGACCACCTCACGCTGAACCTCGGCGTGCGCTGGGATTACGAAGTCACGCCCTCGTACCACGACTACGTCACGCCGCCGGATATCGTCGCTGCCATCAATTCGCAGGACCCGTCCGCTCCGGCAGGCCAGACTTACGCGCAGTCGCTCGCGCTGGGCGGCGTCAACATCAACAACTACATCAGCAACGGCCATAACCGCCATCCGCCGCGCTACAACTTCCAGCCGCGTTTCGGCTTTGCCTACGATATCAACGGCGATGAAGCGCATGTGATCCATGGCGGCGCCGGCCGTTCGTACGACCGCGACCTTTATCAGATCCTGCAATTGGAACAGACCAAGTCGGTGCTGTCGCAGCCGACGCTGAACTTCATCAACGCCAACCATCCTTGCACCCCTGGCCCGACGTGCATTCCGTGGGACCCGGTTTACCTGACCGGCCTGGGCACGCTGCAGTCGCTGATCGCGGGCACCAGCACGGGCAAGGAGGTCGACATGATCACCAATAACCTCAAGACGCCATACTCCGACCAGATCAGCCTGGGCATGCGCAACAAGATCGGCGAGTGGAACACCGACGTCACCGTACAGAGCATCAAAAGCTTCGATGGCCTGATCTTCCAGCTCGGCAATCGCTATCCGAATGGCTCGTTCTGGCAGAACGGCAGCCAGCCGTGGGGTTATCCGATTCCCGGTTATGGCGCCCTGATCATCGCGGACAACGGCCTGAAGACGAAGACTACCCAGGTCCTGGTCTCCGCCGAGAAGCCGTACACGCCGGAATCGCACTGGGGCATGACGGTGGCGTACACCTACACGAAGAGCCGCTTCAATCACGACCAGCAAGATCTGACTGACCAGTACGCGTTCGATTTTGCGTCGATCCACGACTATCCATTCATCGCCGGCCCCACGGCCAAGCACCGCCTTGTCACTACGGGCACCGTCGATGGCCCCTGGGGCCTGCTGGTCGCCGCCAAGCTCACGCTGGCGACGCCGACCGCGTATGCCAGCAATGCGTGCTACGGCATCGTCGATTCGCCGAACGGCTGCGCCCCGATGACGTTCGTGCCACCCGGTACCGGCAAGTTTCTGGTCGGCGGCAAGGTGTTCGGCTATCGGGACCTGGATCTGCAGATCACCAAGAACTTTAAAGTGTGGGACAACGTAAACGCTTACGTGCGCCTGGATGTGCTCAATGTCTTCAACTGGAAGAACTACGACGACTATCTGACCAACTACGGTTCCAACGGTGTGCTCAGCCGCAACCCGGTGACCTACAACCCCATCGGCAACATCGTCGACGTACCGCGTACGCTGAAGCTGACGGCCGGTATCAAGTTCTGA
- a CDS encoding LacI family DNA-binding transcriptional regulator, which yields MGVTIKDVAREAQVSVASVSRALNGHGGVTAETLERIREVASRLRYIPHGAARSLITRRTHTIGALLPDLYGEFFSELIRGIDLAARTHGLQLLVSSSHDGAAEAAAALRAMQGRVDGLLVMSPHADAAFLRQNLPVGLPTVLMNTELERDDYPALSVDNAGGARMVVEHLIDAGYRRVAFIQGPAGNHDVAERERAYREVLAERLPGAEPVVQPGEFDEASGYRAGQRLAAMQPRPDAVFAANDMMAIGCMAAIREAGLRIPEDIAVAGFDDVPMARYVSPALTTAGVRIAELGKAALEQLAVQLDGSATDVPRAHVRIPAELVVRASSARTKGNDTEKPATRD from the coding sequence GTGGGAGTGACGATCAAAGACGTGGCACGCGAGGCCCAGGTGTCGGTGGCTTCCGTCTCCCGTGCGCTCAACGGCCATGGCGGTGTGACCGCCGAGACCCTGGAGCGCATCCGCGAGGTGGCGTCCCGTCTGCGCTACATCCCCCACGGCGCGGCCCGCAGCCTGATCACCCGCCGTACCCACACTATCGGCGCGCTCCTGCCGGACCTTTACGGTGAATTTTTCTCGGAGCTGATCCGCGGCATCGACCTCGCCGCACGCACACATGGCCTGCAACTGCTCGTTTCCAGCTCGCACGACGGCGCCGCCGAAGCCGCCGCCGCGCTGCGTGCCATGCAGGGCCGCGTCGATGGCCTGCTGGTCATGTCCCCTCATGCAGACGCCGCTTTCCTGCGTCAGAACCTTCCGGTGGGGCTGCCGACGGTACTGATGAACACCGAGCTGGAGCGCGACGACTATCCCGCGCTCTCCGTCGACAACGCGGGCGGCGCACGGATGGTGGTGGAACACCTGATCGATGCGGGTTATCGCCGCGTCGCTTTCATCCAAGGCCCGGCGGGCAATCACGACGTGGCCGAGCGCGAGCGGGCCTACCGCGAAGTGCTGGCCGAACGCCTGCCCGGTGCCGAGCCGGTCGTGCAGCCGGGCGAATTTGACGAAGCCTCCGGCTATCGCGCCGGCCAGCGCCTGGCCGCGATGCAGCCGCGCCCCGATGCCGTGTTCGCGGCCAACGACATGATGGCCATTGGCTGCATGGCGGCGATCCGCGAAGCGGGTTTGCGCATCCCCGAAGACATCGCCGTCGCCGGCTTCGACGACGTGCCGATGGCGCGCTACGTCAGCCCCGCCCTGACCACCGCCGGCGTACGTATCGCCGAATTGGGCAAGGCAGCGCTGGAGCAGCTGGCCGTGCAACTCGACGGCAGCGCAACCGATGTGCCGCGTGCGCACGTGCGCATCCCGGCCGAATTGGTGGTGCGCGCATCCAGCGCGCGTACGAAAGGCAACGACACGGAAAAACCGGCGACCCGGGACTGA
- a CDS encoding SPFH domain-containing protein yields MTVLLAITLVLFGLSATAIRRVPAGQVISVYRHGKPRRLLQAGTHILVPGLDRIGHRIDLGGQVLRFQEPMPDAHDVRGTVYWQVLEPERADAVIEEADQLIRGGALAALREEPAVVEADRRDLGARLKQAMNKALRERGVMVTRVELEVA; encoded by the coding sequence ATGACTGTCTTGCTTGCGATCACATTGGTCCTGTTCGGACTCTCAGCCACCGCCATCAGGCGTGTTCCCGCCGGTCAGGTGATCAGCGTGTATCGACACGGCAAGCCGCGGCGGCTGTTGCAGGCGGGGACGCACATTCTGGTGCCGGGCCTCGATCGCATCGGCCATCGGATCGACCTGGGCGGGCAGGTGCTGCGTTTCCAGGAACCGATGCCCGACGCGCACGACGTGCGCGGCACCGTGTATTGGCAGGTATTGGAGCCCGAGCGCGCCGATGCGGTGATCGAAGAGGCGGACCAGCTGATCCGCGGCGGCGCCCTGGCGGCGTTGCGCGAGGAGCCGGCCGTGGTCGAAGCCGACCGGCGCGACCTCGGCGCGCGCCTCAAGCAGGCCATGAACAAGGCCCTGCGCGAGCGCGGGGTGATGGTGACCCGCGTGGAACTGGAAGTCGCCTGA
- the rsmG gene encoding 16S rRNA (guanine(527)-N(7))-methyltransferase RsmG, which yields MADRAALQAQLEQGIAALGLRLPEGAVERLLDYQALLERWNATYNLTAIRDPAEMVTRHLLDSLAILPYVRGQTLADLGTGPGLPGIPLAIAAPGRQILLVDSNGKKVRFLREAIRALKLEGVRAVQSRVEEVEGQFDCITARAFASLADMLGWGGHLLAPGGVWLAMKGKRPDEEFPGIPAGFALRGTHVLNVPGLDAERHLVELGRA from the coding sequence ATGGCCGACCGCGCCGCCTTGCAGGCCCAACTCGAACAGGGCATCGCCGCGCTCGGCCTCCGCCTGCCTGAGGGCGCGGTGGAGCGGTTGCTGGATTACCAGGCCCTGCTGGAGCGCTGGAATGCCACCTACAACCTCACCGCCATCCGCGACCCGGCGGAGATGGTGACCCGGCATCTGCTCGATTCGCTGGCGATCCTCCCTTACGTGCGCGGGCAGACCCTCGCCGACCTGGGCACCGGGCCGGGGCTTCCCGGCATTCCCCTGGCCATCGCGGCGCCTGGGCGGCAGATCCTGCTGGTGGATTCCAACGGCAAGAAGGTCCGCTTTCTGCGCGAGGCGATCCGCGCGTTGAAACTGGAAGGCGTGCGCGCCGTGCAATCGCGGGTGGAAGAGGTGGAAGGCCAGTTCGACTGCATCACCGCCCGGGCTTTCGCCAGCCTGGCGGACATGCTGGGCTGGGGCGGCCATCTGCTCGCTCCCGGCGGGGTGTGGCTGGCGATGAAGGGCAAGCGGCCCGACGAGGAATTCCCAGGCATTCCCGCAGGTTTCGCCCTGCGCGGCACGCATGTACTCAATGTGCCCGGTTTGGACGCGGAGCGTCACCTCGTCGAACTCGGCCGGGCGTGA
- a CDS encoding ParA family protein, which produces MARIIAVANQKGGVGKTTTAVNLAAALAAAKRKVLLVDLDPQGNATMASGVDKRVAKPNGCEVLLDEAPIERAIVTTEAHYDLLPGNGDLTAAELKLMDAIAREMRLKEQLAKIADKYHTILIDCPPTLHLLTLNALAAADGLLIPVQCEYFALEGLSSLLDTVKAVRQRLNPHLEIEGLLRTMYDVRNNLGNEVSAQLTTHFGDKVLRSIIPRNVRLAEAPSHGQPIHLYDRSSRGAIAYIGLAGEIIRRERGLAAGAADVAPPHDDSEVAVDAAADIHQE; this is translated from the coding sequence ATGGCACGCATCATCGCTGTCGCCAACCAGAAGGGCGGCGTCGGCAAGACCACCACCGCCGTCAATCTCGCCGCGGCGCTCGCCGCTGCGAAGCGCAAGGTGTTGCTGGTGGACCTGGACCCGCAGGGCAACGCCACCATGGCGTCCGGCGTGGACAAGCGCGTGGCCAAGCCCAACGGCTGCGAGGTGCTGCTGGACGAGGCTCCGATCGAGCGCGCCATCGTCACCACCGAGGCGCATTACGACCTGCTGCCCGGCAACGGCGACCTCACCGCCGCCGAGCTGAAGCTGATGGATGCGATCGCACGCGAGATGCGCTTGAAGGAACAGCTCGCCAAGATCGCGGACAAGTACCACACCATCCTGATCGACTGCCCGCCCACCCTGCATCTGCTCACGCTCAACGCGCTTGCCGCAGCGGACGGGCTACTGATTCCCGTGCAGTGCGAATACTTCGCGCTGGAAGGGCTTTCCAGCCTGCTCGACACCGTGAAGGCCGTACGCCAGCGGCTGAATCCCCACCTCGAAATCGAGGGGTTGCTGCGCACCATGTACGACGTGCGCAACAATCTCGGCAACGAGGTTTCCGCGCAGCTGACCACGCATTTCGGCGACAAGGTGCTGCGCTCGATCATCCCGCGCAACGTGCGCCTGGCCGAGGCCCCCAGCCACGGCCAGCCCATCCATCTCTACGACCGCAGCTCGCGCGGCGCCATCGCCTACATCGGCCTGGCGGGCGAGATCATCCGCCGCGAACGAGGGCTCGCCGCAGGCGCGGCCGACGTGGCGCCGCCGCACGACGACAGCGAAGTGGCGGTGGACGCCGCCGCCGACATTCATCAGGAGTAA
- a CDS encoding ParB/RepB/Spo0J family partition protein produces MAAAKKRGLGRGLDALLGGGDDGAPSVIEQEGELRTLPIQYIQPGKYQPRRHWNDEALDELAASIKAQGLIQPVVVRALGKNSYELIAGERRWRAAQRAQLSEMPALVKDVPEIAVPAMALIENIQRQDLTPLEEADALKRLIDDFALTHQQAAEAVGRSRAAVSNLLRLTELPPSIKKLLDEGKLEMGHARCLLTLPERDAEGLALEAARHGWSVRELEEAARRAQTAPKGKAKHTPARDPNVDALERELAERFATRVEVAHGRGGRGKLVIHYHSNDELEGILGKIR; encoded by the coding sequence ATGGCCGCAGCGAAGAAACGAGGCCTCGGACGCGGGCTCGATGCCCTGCTCGGCGGCGGCGACGACGGTGCGCCCTCGGTGATCGAGCAGGAAGGGGAGCTGCGCACGCTGCCCATCCAGTACATCCAGCCGGGCAAATACCAGCCGCGCCGGCACTGGAACGACGAGGCGCTCGACGAGCTGGCGGCTTCGATCAAGGCTCAGGGCTTGATCCAGCCTGTGGTGGTACGTGCCCTGGGCAAGAACAGCTACGAGTTGATTGCCGGCGAACGCCGCTGGCGCGCTGCGCAGCGCGCCCAGCTCAGCGAAATGCCCGCCCTGGTCAAGGACGTTCCCGAGATCGCCGTGCCGGCGATGGCGCTGATCGAGAACATCCAGCGCCAGGACCTGACGCCACTGGAAGAGGCTGACGCGCTCAAGCGGCTGATCGACGATTTCGCGCTTACCCACCAGCAGGCCGCCGAGGCCGTCGGCCGCTCACGCGCCGCGGTGTCGAACCTGCTGCGCCTCACCGAGCTGCCGCCCTCCATCAAGAAACTGCTCGACGAAGGCAAGCTGGAGATGGGCCATGCCCGTTGCCTGCTGACGTTGCCCGAGCGGGACGCCGAGGGCCTGGCCCTCGAGGCCGCCCGCCACGGCTGGAGCGTGCGCGAGCTGGAGGAAGCCGCCCGCCGCGCCCAGACCGCGCCCAAGGGCAAGGCCAAGCACACCCCGGCGCGCGACCCGAACGTCGATGCGCTGGAGCGCGAGCTGGCCGAACGCTTCGCCACCCGCGTCGAGGTGGCCCATGGCCGCGGCGGGCGCGGCAAGCTCGTCATCCACTATCACAGCAACGACGAGCTGGAAGGCATCCTCGGCAAGATCCGCTGA